DNA from Thermomicrobium roseum DSM 5159:
GATACGACCGCGATAGCGGTTCATCCAGTCCCAAACGCGCTCGAGGAACTTCTCGCGCCCGAGATCGTGCCGGGTCAGTCCCTCTTTGAGCAGTTCGCGCTCGACGACCCACTGGCCCGCGATACCCGCATGGTCGGCACCGGGCAACCAGAGCGTCGGGTAGCCCTGCATCCGCCGCCAGCGGATCATCAAGTCCTCGATAGCGACGAAGAGGGCGTGCCCCATGTGCAACTCGCCCGTGACGTTGGGCGGCGGCATGATGATGACGAACGGCTTCCGGTTCCAGTCGATAGCCGGGGTGAAGTAGCCACGCTGCTCCCACCAGTCATACCAGCGCGCTTCGACCGTTTGCGGCTGGTACGCCGGAGCGAGTTCGTCCGAATGGGCCACCTGCGTCATCGAGCCCCGCCTCCCTCTTTGGCACGCTGTTGCCTCGAGTCACTGTCAGACGAGTGCATCGTACAGCGCCGGATGCACGCGGATCCCAAACACGAACCACCGTCCACTGGGACGGCCCTCGGCAAGGGTACCGACCAGCGTCGGAAACCGTCAACGCCGCAGCATGTGGCTCGGTCGCATGACCGACTCACGTCGGCCGGGGCTGGTGCGCCGAGGCAGAAGACGAATGCCGCTCTCGACGTGAACCGCCATCTGCCGGAAGGGCTGGCTGCCATTCTCCACGAGGAAAAAACACACCACCACGCGCCGAGAGACCAGCGAGCACTCGCAGTACTCTCGATCAGGGCGTGACGAGCTGCAGTCTCCTCGCTCACAACGATGAGTCGCAAACGCCTCGATATCGGGACGGCAGGTGAGCGAGCCAGCCCCCTACCACAGCAGGACCCTCGTCCGCTGGTCTCGGCCAGCACAACACGTGCCCCGAAAGGTCGCCGATCGCCGAGTGCGTTACTCCTCCGGCTCAGCGGGCATCGCTGGAAACCGCTGGGCCAGCCGTGCGCGGAGTTCCCCCAGCGAGCGCTCCTGGAGGGAGAGAACCAGTTCGTTCACCTCACGCAACCGGCGGGACAGGCGCATCGAGAGTGCCAGGGCTTGGGCAGCGAGCTCCAGCGCATCGTCCAGGGTCAGGTCGTTCCGCTGCGTTCGCTCGAGCAGCTGCGTCATCTGCTCCTCGAACGTCGTCACCATGACGCCGAAACTGCGCAGGACGATGCGCGTTTGCTCGCCTGGTCGCTGCTCGCTCATCGCACCCCCACGTTCAGCGCTCGCGGACCGCATCGAGTGCCTGCGCGATACGCGCGACCGCTAGGTCGACTTCGTCGCGCGACAAGATCAGCGGTGGGAGCAAGCGGACGACCGTTGTCCCCGCCGGCAAGGCCAGGACGCCACGCTCTTGCAGCGCTTTCAAGACCGGGGTCGACCGGACCTTGAGGTCCAGGCCGAGCATGAGCCCGATCCCTCGCACATCGCGCACGAGGGGATGACCGAGCGCAAGCAACTGCTGGCGGAAGTACAGGCCCAGTTCCGCTGCTCCCGGGATGAGCCGGTCGTCCTCCAGCGTTTCCAGCGTGGCCAGACCTGCTGCGCAGGCCAGCGGGTTCCCGCCGAACGTGCTCCCGTGTACCCCGGCCGGCAAAGCGAGGGCGACATCTTCCGTCATCAGGGTCGCACCGATCGGAACACCGTTGGCCAGACCCTTGGCGACACAGAGGAGATCCGGCGACACGCCGGCATGCTCGCAGGCGAACCAGGCTCCCGTGCGGAAGGCGGACTGGACCTCGTCGAGCACGAGCAAGGCACCAGCCTCGCGGGTGATCCGTCTCACCTCCGCAAGGTAGCCCGGTTCCGCCGGGTAAATGCCGCCCTCGCCCTGCACCGGCTCCAGGATCACCGCCGCCGTGTCGTTGTCCACTGCCTCGGCCAGTGCAGCGGCATCACCGTAGGGGACGTGAACCACCTCCGGCAGGACAGCCAGGAACGGTTGCCGGTACTTGGGTTCGCCGGTAGCCGCCAGCGCTCCGAGCGTGCGCCCGTGATACCCACGCTTCGCCGCGACGACCTTGCGCCGACCGGTCACGGCCCAGGCGAACTTGAGCGCAGCCTCGACCGCCTCGGCACCCGAGTTGCTCAGGAACGCCCGCGAAAGTCCATGCGGTGCGACCGCGAGCAGCTTCTCGAGAAACGCTGCCCGGACATCCGAGGCGAACGACTGGTGACAGCTCAAGAGCCGACTCGCCTGAGCCACGATCGCTGCCGTGACGCGTGGGTGCGCGTGACCCAGGATATTCACGCCGTAGTTGCTCATCAGGTCGAGGTACCGCTGGCCGTCACTGTCGTAGAGCCAGGCGCCCTCGCCACGAACCAGCACGATACCCCGCTTGGCGTAGAGCGGCGGCTGCAGCGACTCGTCCAGCTGGAGGATAGCGCTCGTCGATCGTGCCGTCATGGCCGCACCTCGACACGACTACCAGCGGTCAGCACAGTTCCGACCCCCGCCAGGGCACGCTGGATCGGCTGCGGGAGGCGTGCATCGGCGAAGACGACGCGCCCGATCCCCGATTGGACCGCCTTGCAGCCGGCTTCCACCTTTTTCTTCATGCGACCTTGCGCTGCCGTCATCGCTGCTTCCACCGAAGCAGGGTCGCTGACATCGATCGTCGCGATGAGCGATGCCGGATCGCGCACGTCGCGCAACAGTCCAGGCGTATTGGAGAGGATGACCAGCGCCTCGGCCCGCAAGGCCACCGCCAGCTGCATCGCGAGCTTGTCGCCGTCGACGTTGATCGCCTCGCCCTGGTCGCTCACGGCCGGTGGTGTCAGGACCGGGAGATACCCGTTGTCGAGCAGGAGATCGAGGAGTCGCGTATCGACCTGCTCGATGCTACCGGCATAGTCGCCACGCAGGACCTTCGGCTTGCCGTTCTCGATCGCTCGCAGGACGTCCTTGCGTGGTCCACTCGCGATCCGACCATCCATCGCAGTGAGGCCGACCGCATTGATGCCGCGCTGCTGCAAGCCCTCGACCAGCCGCTTGTTCACCAGACCAGCGTAGACCATGAGCATGAGGTCCATCGTCTCCCGGTCGGTGAACCGGCTCACCTGTCCGGTCGACGAGGTGACCAACCGAGGTTCACGCCCCAGCCGGCGCATCCACTCGTCGAGCACGGCGTTCGCACCGTGAATGAACACGATCCGGTGCTCCGGCCAGAGGGCCGCCAAATCGTCGAGCGTCAACGCCGGATCGATACCTGC
Protein-coding regions in this window:
- a CDS encoding aspartate aminotransferase family protein encodes the protein MTARSTSAILQLDESLQPPLYAKRGIVLVRGEGAWLYDSDGQRYLDLMSNYGVNILGHAHPRVTAAIVAQASRLLSCHQSFASDVRAAFLEKLLAVAPHGLSRAFLSNSGAEAVEAALKFAWAVTGRRKVVAAKRGYHGRTLGALAATGEPKYRQPFLAVLPEVVHVPYGDAAALAEAVDNDTAAVILEPVQGEGGIYPAEPGYLAEVRRITREAGALLVLDEVQSAFRTGAWFACEHAGVSPDLLCVAKGLANGVPIGATLMTEDVALALPAGVHGSTFGGNPLACAAGLATLETLEDDRLIPGAAELGLYFRQQLLALGHPLVRDVRGIGLMLGLDLKVRSTPVLKALQERGVLALPAGTTVVRLLPPLILSRDEVDLAVARIAQALDAVRER
- a CDS encoding [LysW]-aminoadipate kinase, producing the protein MLVVKLGGSAGIDPALTLDDLAALWPEHRIVFIHGANAVLDEWMRRLGREPRLVTSSTGQVSRFTDRETMDLMLMVYAGLVNKRLVEGLQQRGINAVGLTAMDGRIASGPRKDVLRAIENGKPKVLRGDYAGSIEQVDTRLLDLLLDNGYLPVLTPPAVSDQGEAINVDGDKLAMQLAVALRAEALVILSNTPGLLRDVRDPASLIATIDVSDPASVEAAMTAAQGRMKKKVEAGCKAVQSGIGRVVFADARLPQPIQRALAGVGTVLTAGSRVEVRP